From the Deltaproteobacteria bacterium genome, the window TGCAGACCGGCGGCTTCGCCTCGGGAGCCACCTCCACCAGATCGAGCCCGCGCTCAGCCGCTACAGACATCGCGGTCTCCATTGGAACGATCCCTACTTGCGTGCCGTCTGAATCTATCAAACGGACTTCTTTTGCGCGAATTTCCAAATTAACGCGCGTCCTTTGCTTCGCTATGCCCGTCCCCTCCCGTAAACGTTAATGTTACTTGTAAACCCGTAAGAGCTTACTTCGACATTTCCAGTATTCGGATTCGGTTTGCGGAGGATTTGACTCGATGGTCCCGCCGGGCAACCGGCGACGATAAAGTTACCGGGATACCACCGGTGGTTTGCTCTCCCTGACCAACATGTTGATGAATTCGTCCAAAGGCATGGGATCAAGCTGTTCTCCGCCTCGTGTTCTGGGCGCAAGAGTCCCGGAATCCGATTCCCGATCACCCACCACCAGCATGTAAGGTATTTTCTTGAGCTGGGCCTCACGTATCTTGAATCCTAGTTTTTCGTTTCGAGTATCCTTTTCGATGCGCAATCCGGCGTAAGTCAGTCGCTTGTAAGCATCCTCCAAAAACGGAATGTTACGATCCGTAACATTAAGCAGAATCGCCTGTACAGGAGAAAGCCATACCGGAAAGGCGCCGGCGTAGTGTTCAATCAGCACTCCGAGAAACCGTTCCAGAGATCCTAAAATCACGCGGTGGATCATGATGGGACGATGACGCTCATTGTCCGAGCCCACATAGTGCAAGTCAAAACGGTCTGGAAGCGT encodes:
- a CDS encoding threonine--tRNA ligase, coding for PDQLNGEIQGVLDFVADVMQVFQFPFEVELSTRPEKSIGSDEDWDRATWALKNALDEKGLAYDINEGDGAFYGPKIDIKIRDALDRSWQCATIQCDFTLPDRFDLHYVGSDNERHRPIMIHRVILGSLERFLGVLIEHYAGAFPVWLSPVQAILLNVTDRNIPFLEDAYKRLTYAGLRIEKDTRNEKLGFKIREAQLKKIPYMLVVGDRESDSGTLAPRTRGGEQLDPMPLDEFINMLVRESKPPVVSR